In Amycolatopsis methanolica 239, a single genomic region encodes these proteins:
- a CDS encoding precorrin-2 C(20)-methyltransferase, which produces MKTGKLWGVGLGPGDPELMTVKAARLISEADVIAYHCARHGRSIARSVAEPYLREGQVEERLMYPVTTEGTDHPGGYEGAIAEFYELSAKRLAEHLDAGRDVVVLCEGDPFFFGSYMYMHERLCDRYEAEAVPGVTSVSAASAVLGKPLVQRDEVLTILPGTLPAPELARRLADTQAAAVMKLGRTFNSVREALAEAGRLDEAYYVERATWSNQRVEPFADVDPATVPYFSLALVPSPAYASRKEPAAEPAAVAAEGGEVVVVGLGPAGPEWLTPEASAALAEAEHIVGYGPYVAKVPQRAGQVRHASGNRVEADRARHALSLAASGARVAVVSSGDPGVFAMASAVLEQAAELESPVPVRVIPGVTAASAAAARVGAPLGHDYCVLSLSDRLKPWDVIERRLDAAGVADLVVAMYNPASRTRTEQLVRARDVLLRHRSRETPVVVARDVGGPEESVMVTSLGEFDPSVVDMRCLVIVGSSRTRVDHGFVWTPRSY; this is translated from the coding sequence ATGAAGACGGGCAAGCTGTGGGGTGTCGGACTAGGCCCCGGTGACCCGGAGCTGATGACCGTCAAGGCCGCGCGCCTGATCAGCGAGGCCGACGTGATCGCCTACCACTGTGCGCGGCACGGCCGCAGCATCGCGCGATCGGTGGCCGAGCCGTACCTGCGCGAGGGCCAGGTCGAGGAACGGCTGATGTACCCGGTGACGACCGAGGGCACCGACCACCCGGGCGGCTACGAGGGCGCGATCGCCGAGTTCTACGAGCTGAGCGCGAAGCGGCTGGCCGAACACCTGGACGCCGGGCGCGACGTGGTGGTGTTGTGCGAGGGCGACCCGTTCTTCTTCGGCTCCTACATGTACATGCACGAGCGGTTGTGTGACCGGTACGAGGCCGAGGCGGTGCCTGGGGTGACGTCGGTTTCGGCGGCGTCGGCGGTGCTCGGCAAGCCACTGGTGCAGCGCGACGAGGTGCTGACGATCCTGCCGGGGACGTTGCCCGCGCCGGAACTCGCGCGGCGGCTGGCGGACACGCAGGCCGCGGCGGTGATGAAGCTGGGCCGCACGTTCAACTCGGTGCGGGAGGCGCTGGCGGAGGCCGGACGGCTGGACGAGGCCTACTACGTCGAGCGGGCCACGTGGTCCAACCAGAGGGTCGAGCCGTTCGCTGACGTGGACCCCGCGACGGTGCCGTACTTCTCGCTGGCGCTGGTGCCGAGTCCGGCTTACGCATCGCGGAAGGAGCCGGCTGCCGAGCCGGCGGCGGTTGCCGCTGAGGGCGGCGAGGTCGTGGTGGTCGGGCTGGGGCCGGCCGGGCCGGAGTGGCTGACACCGGAAGCGTCCGCGGCGTTGGCCGAGGCTGAGCACATCGTCGGGTACGGGCCGTACGTGGCGAAGGTGCCGCAGCGGGCCGGGCAGGTGCGGCACGCGTCCGGCAACCGGGTCGAGGCCGATCGGGCCCGGCATGCGCTGTCGCTGGCCGCGTCCGGTGCTCGGGTTGCCGTGGTGTCCTCGGGTGATCCCGGGGTGTTCGCGATGGCTTCGGCGGTGCTGGAACAGGCGGCCGAGCTGGAGTCGCCGGTGCCGGTGCGGGTGATCCCGGGGGTGACGGCTGCTTCCGCGGCGGCGGCCCGGGTCGGGGCGCCGTTGGGGCATGACTACTGCGTTTTGTCGTTGTCGGATCGGTTGAAGCCTTGGGACGTCATCGAGCGGCGGCTTGATGCGGCTGGGGTGGCTGATCTTGTGGTGGCGATGTACAACCCGGCTTCGCGGACGCGGACTGAGCAGCTGGTTCGGGCTCGGGACGTGTTGTTGCGGCATCGGTCGCGGGAGACGCCTGTTGTGGTGGCGCGGGATGTTGGGGGTCCTGAGGAGTCGGTGATGGTGACTTCGCTGGGGGAGTTTGATCCTTCGGTGGTTGATATGCGGTGCTTGGTGATTGTCGGGTCGTCGCGGACTCGCGTTGATCACGGGTTTGTCTGGACTCCGCGGTCTTACTGA
- a CDS encoding precorrin-8X methylmutase, with protein sequence MIDYIRDGAEIYRHSFATIREEADLAILPEDLEPVAVRMIHSCGMVDLVDDLAYSLDLVASARAALRDGAPVLCDAQMIASGVTRKRLPAANEILCTLSDERVPALAERMGTTRSAAALELWRDKLAGSVVAIGNAPTALFRLLEMIEEGAGVPAAIIGVPVGFVGAAESKEELVKRAPAPYLVVHGRRGGSAMAVSAVNALASEVE encoded by the coding sequence GTGATCGACTACATCCGCGACGGGGCGGAGATCTACCGCCACTCGTTCGCCACGATCCGCGAGGAGGCCGACCTCGCGATCCTGCCGGAGGACCTGGAGCCGGTCGCGGTCCGCATGATCCACTCGTGCGGGATGGTCGACCTCGTCGACGATCTGGCCTACTCGCTCGACCTCGTCGCGTCGGCCCGCGCCGCGCTGCGCGACGGCGCGCCGGTGCTGTGCGACGCGCAGATGATCGCCAGCGGCGTGACCCGCAAGCGCTTGCCCGCCGCGAATGAGATCCTGTGCACGCTGTCCGACGAGCGCGTTCCCGCGCTGGCCGAGCGGATGGGCACCACCCGTTCCGCGGCCGCGCTGGAGCTGTGGCGGGACAAGCTCGCGGGCTCGGTGGTGGCGATCGGCAACGCGCCGACCGCGTTGTTCCGCCTGCTGGAGATGATCGAGGAGGGCGCCGGGGTGCCCGCCGCGATCATCGGGGTGCCGGTCGGGTTCGTCGGCGCCGCCGAGTCGAAGGAAGAGCTGGTCAAGCGCGCGCCCGCGCCCTACCTGGTGGTGCACGGGCGGCGCGGCGGCAGCGCCATGGCGGTGTCGGCGGTCAACGCGCTCGCGAGCGAGGTCGAATGA
- a CDS encoding nitrite/sulfite reductase — protein MAHPGRVRPDACPGVFATHDAADGALARIRLPGGRVSADQADVLASCAEELGDGSVHLTSRGNIQLRGLSRDTGELAARLTSAGLLPAPAHERVRNYLASPLSGLTGGLVDVRDTVFELDRAVCARPELAALPGRFLFALDDGRGDVSGEDADVCWRALDSATGAVLLAGRDTGERVPFAGAVDALVRKALWFLEVRGSAWRMRELDLPAGERLPSSPGVPIGPFTRDDGRTGVVGAPVLGQLAAADLRALGEVVVTPWRSVVVPLGLDAPGLVTDPDAPGLGISACIGRPGCAKSRADVRADALAMMCRVPAGVRMHFSGCERRCGRPHEPHVDVLAGTEGYQKGTA, from the coding sequence ATGGCCCATCCCGGACGTGTCCGCCCCGACGCCTGTCCGGGTGTCTTCGCCACGCACGACGCCGCGGACGGCGCGCTCGCCCGGATCCGGCTGCCCGGCGGACGGGTGAGCGCCGATCAGGCCGACGTGCTGGCCTCGTGCGCGGAGGAGCTCGGCGACGGTTCGGTGCACCTGACCTCGCGCGGCAACATCCAGCTGCGCGGCCTGTCGCGGGACACCGGCGAGCTGGCCGCCCGGCTGACGTCGGCCGGTCTGCTGCCCGCGCCCGCGCACGAGCGGGTGCGCAACTACCTGGCCTCGCCGCTGAGCGGGCTCACCGGCGGGCTGGTCGACGTGCGGGACACGGTGTTCGAGTTGGACCGGGCGGTGTGCGCGCGGCCCGAGCTGGCCGCCCTGCCGGGCCGGTTCCTGTTCGCGCTCGACGACGGCCGGGGCGACGTGTCGGGCGAGGACGCGGACGTGTGCTGGCGGGCGCTGGACTCCGCGACCGGCGCGGTGTTGCTCGCCGGGCGGGACACCGGCGAGCGGGTGCCGTTCGCCGGGGCGGTCGACGCGCTCGTGCGGAAGGCGTTGTGGTTCCTGGAGGTCCGGGGCAGCGCGTGGCGGATGCGGGAGCTGGACCTGCCCGCCGGCGAGCGGCTGCCGTCCTCGCCGGGGGTGCCGATCGGGCCGTTCACCCGTGACGACGGGCGCACCGGTGTCGTCGGCGCGCCGGTGCTGGGGCAGCTCGCGGCCGCGGATCTGCGGGCGCTGGGCGAGGTCGTGGTGACGCCGTGGCGGTCGGTCGTCGTGCCGCTCGGCCTGGACGCGCCGGGACTGGTGACCGATCCGGACGCGCCCGGCCTGGGGATCAGCGCGTGCATCGGGCGGCCGGGCTGCGCGAAGTCGCGCGCCGACGTGCGGGCGGACGCGCTGGCCATGATGTGCCGCGTCCCCGCCGGGGTGCGGATGCACTTCTCCGGATGCGAACGACGGTGCGGGCGACCGCACGAGCCGCACGTCGACGTGCTCGCGGGCACCGAGGGATACCAGAAGGGAACAGCGTGA
- a CDS encoding GNAT family N-acetyltransferase produces the protein MLWWISSEPEARGRGVGRALLGSALQLLTELGASDVILFVDDDEPGGERDRTAANRLYDASGFIEYDRLHSYRLER, from the coding sequence GTGCTGTGGTGGATCAGCAGCGAGCCCGAGGCCCGCGGGCGTGGGGTCGGGCGGGCGCTGCTCGGCTCGGCGCTGCAGCTGCTGACCGAGCTCGGCGCCTCCGACGTGATCTTGTTCGTCGACGATGACGAGCCTGGTGGTGAGCGGGATCGGACGGCGGCCAACCGGCTCTACGACGCCAGCGGGTTCATCGAGTACGACCGGCTGCACTCCTACCGGCTGGAGCGCTGA
- a CDS encoding asparagine synthase-related protein, with amino-acid sequence MRGAARARPILVSLLPVSAAGRKGHPLVSSSASSGPVKSRSSPGPAQPSDPEFVLTKIAKERSQYGGRPDDGRDLSRPDPSRRDDVMWLANTYDALLEVPSSEERDADLARVQKWMCRVTGMSTVSGAVSAIRRLTRHQVVFHCSGPAATPDSVAPWLGVETVWPAPEPADRPRPLREVFGEAVADLCEGVDTVAVTVSGGLDSLAVLLQVVALRPRRRVLVYCTDLVDDHGLAAADVVRRLIKDLALEVELMVLDPADCLAEPAWSPHGPRLDALPGANATIAHLAADRGAGVVLSGNGADELLAVPRYLTPLLLRAGRLPGTVRYLGDSRRSGPGWTGELLATAAGLLPAEQRARWYWAANWPEWCQPAISPVVAQPWRAPALTRAQEWITSTLAEHTRSRRSWAAADAHDAFWPRSYLPPAGPVPEASPFLHPDLVAAALAIPLTDRYDPRLPTAYQRCKAAVVGLLPSAARAVLPPRKQYYRHALTAAVSGPVQAPLAVAAGLLDPAALAGQLDTAVRMNVLAVESWLAGALQAGAEIPGAEAQRSSR; translated from the coding sequence GTGCGGGGCGCTGCCCGCGCCCGGCCAATCCTTGTCTCCCTGTTGCCGGTCTCGGCAGCAGGGCGGAAGGGGCATCCGCTCGTGTCGAGCAGTGCTTCGTCCGGACCAGTGAAGTCAAGGTCGTCTCCGGGGCCCGCCCAGCCCTCGGATCCCGAGTTCGTCCTCACTAAGATCGCCAAAGAGCGGTCCCAGTACGGCGGGCGGCCCGATGATGGTCGCGACCTTTCGCGTCCAGACCCAAGCCGTCGCGATGACGTGATGTGGCTGGCCAATACCTACGACGCGCTGCTCGAAGTGCCGAGCTCTGAGGAACGCGACGCGGATCTCGCGCGCGTGCAGAAGTGGATGTGCCGCGTGACTGGGATGTCGACGGTCAGCGGCGCCGTGTCTGCCATTCGGCGCCTGACACGGCATCAGGTCGTCTTTCATTGCTCCGGTCCGGCTGCCACGCCCGACAGCGTCGCGCCGTGGCTCGGGGTGGAGACGGTGTGGCCGGCCCCCGAACCCGCTGACCGGCCGCGCCCGCTGCGTGAGGTGTTCGGTGAAGCGGTCGCCGACCTGTGTGAGGGCGTGGACACGGTGGCGGTCACCGTGTCGGGCGGCCTGGACTCGCTTGCCGTGCTGCTGCAGGTCGTGGCGTTGCGGCCCCGCCGCCGGGTGCTCGTTTACTGCACTGACCTCGTCGACGACCACGGCCTGGCCGCCGCCGACGTGGTCAGGCGCCTGATCAAGGACCTGGCGCTCGAGGTCGAGCTTATGGTGCTCGACCCCGCCGACTGCCTCGCCGAGCCGGCCTGGTCGCCGCACGGGCCGCGGCTGGACGCCCTGCCGGGCGCCAACGCCACCATTGCCCACCTCGCTGCCGATCGCGGCGCGGGTGTCGTGCTGTCGGGCAACGGGGCCGATGAACTGCTCGCCGTGCCGCGCTACCTCACCCCGCTACTGCTGCGTGCCGGGCGGCTGCCCGGCACGGTGCGCTATCTGGGCGACTCCCGGCGGTCCGGTCCGGGCTGGACCGGTGAACTCCTCGCCACGGCCGCGGGCCTGCTGCCCGCCGAGCAGCGGGCCCGCTGGTACTGGGCGGCGAACTGGCCCGAATGGTGCCAGCCGGCCATCTCCCCGGTGGTCGCGCAACCGTGGCGAGCGCCGGCGCTGACCCGCGCTCAGGAATGGATCACCAGCACGCTCGCCGAGCACACCCGCTCGCGGCGCAGCTGGGCGGCGGCCGACGCGCACGACGCGTTCTGGCCGCGCAGCTACCTCCCACCCGCCGGCCCGGTGCCCGAGGCCTCGCCGTTCCTGCACCCGGACCTCGTGGCCGCGGCGCTGGCGATCCCGTTGACCGACCGCTACGACCCGCGTCTGCCCACGGCCTACCAGCGTTGCAAAGCCGCGGTTGTCGGCTTGCTCCCGTCGGCGGCGCGGGCGGTGCTCCCGCCGCGCAAGCAGTACTACCGGCACGCGCTCACCGCGGCGGTGTCCGGACCGGTGCAGGCGCCGCTCGCGGTCGCCGCCGGCCTGCTGGATCCCGCAGCACTCGCCGGCCAGCTGGACACCGCAGTGCGGATGAACGTGCTCGCGGTCGAGTCCTGGCTGGCCGGTGCGCTCCAGGCCGGGGCCGAGATTCCGGGTGCTGAAGCTCAGCGCTCCAGCCGGTAG
- a CDS encoding alpha/beta hydrolase — protein sequence MSILKNGRSLSRRRRRSAFVLLSALLIASGIATTPAEAARVPATSCKNVAVPVTAAGQAATITGTLCVPPGATTVQILVHGWSYARYYWDMPEQPDTYSYVRAANRRGYATLNIDRLGDGQSTHPLSAFDTFYADVSTVHQVITALRDGRLGTAFTKVIEVGHSLGGIVTMTEAGMYKDVDAIIPTGIAHSLNYVNVVTKIIADDYPAALDPKFAGSGLDPAYLTSYPGTRGGFYLGSASSTDPAVVAADERLKETGNLVELATLAGYNVLNVDRTLNIPVYTVVGQQDPFICGLLGPSCGDSQALADFERPFYGPNATVVADVVPNTGHDLQLERSAPQSNARMLDFADKYVGAGRALRNTAPGVAAPVPAPRNPAPSLAATTINAAVMHAVVPAVALLQQASNVVPGLGDNQDPIPGMAHALSTIGNLTDSLVGTFPEDVIGGI from the coding sequence ATGTCCATACTGAAGAATGGCCGTTCACTCAGTCGTCGGCGCCGTCGTAGCGCGTTCGTGTTGCTATCGGCGCTGCTAATCGCATCCGGTATCGCCACGACACCAGCCGAGGCAGCTCGAGTTCCCGCCACCTCTTGCAAGAATGTCGCCGTCCCGGTCACCGCGGCAGGACAGGCTGCCACGATCACGGGCACCCTGTGTGTCCCTCCGGGGGCCACCACCGTGCAGATCCTCGTTCACGGATGGTCCTACGCGCGCTACTACTGGGACATGCCGGAGCAGCCCGACACCTACTCCTACGTGCGCGCGGCGAACAGGCGCGGATACGCGACGCTGAACATCGACCGCCTCGGTGACGGCCAGTCCACCCACCCGCTGAGCGCCTTCGACACCTTCTACGCCGACGTCAGCACCGTGCACCAGGTCATCACCGCGCTGCGGGACGGCAGGCTGGGTACCGCCTTCACAAAGGTGATCGAGGTTGGCCATAGCCTGGGCGGCATCGTCACGATGACCGAGGCGGGCATGTACAAGGATGTCGATGCCATCATTCCCACCGGCATCGCCCACTCGCTCAACTACGTCAACGTCGTCACCAAGATCATCGCAGATGACTATCCGGCGGCGCTGGATCCCAAGTTCGCCGGCTCGGGGCTGGATCCGGCCTACCTCACCAGCTATCCCGGCACCCGAGGCGGATTCTACCTGGGCAGCGCCTCCTCGACCGACCCCGCGGTCGTGGCGGCGGATGAGCGGCTAAAGGAGACCGGCAACCTCGTGGAACTGGCCACGCTGGCCGGGTACAACGTGCTCAATGTCGACCGCACTCTCAACATCCCGGTCTACACGGTCGTGGGTCAGCAGGACCCGTTCATCTGCGGCCTGCTCGGCCCAAGCTGCGGTGATTCCCAGGCGCTGGCGGACTTCGAGCGGCCCTTCTACGGTCCGAATGCGACGGTCGTGGCCGACGTGGTTCCGAACACCGGGCACGACCTGCAGCTGGAACGAAGCGCGCCGCAGAGCAACGCGCGGATGCTCGACTTCGCCGACAAGTACGTCGGCGCAGGCAGGGCGCTGCGGAACACGGCTCCCGGTGTGGCCGCTCCCGTCCCGGCTCCCCGGAACCCGGCCCCCAGCCTCGCCGCGACCACCATCAACGCTGCGGTGATGCATGCCGTGGTGCCTGCCGTGGCGCTCCTGCAGCAGGCCAGCAACGTGGTGCCGGGCCTGGGGGACAACCAGGATCCGATCCCCGGTATGGCGCACGCGCTGTCCACCATCGGCAACCTGACCGACTCCCTGGTCGGCACGTTCCCCGAGGACGTGATCGGCGGCATCTGA
- a CDS encoding TetR/AcrR family transcriptional regulator — translation MKDARRPRRDPARKARILTAAAELISRNGYHTVGMADIGQAAGIVGSGIYRHFESKSAILVELLEQVMDQLTNGASAIVDEARDDGSAVSGLIRHHVRIAIHDRRILQVYHREARNLPDHDLRRLRRAQRHYIEEWVAAVAPLRPDLADGEIRVLVHAAIGSIQSILFYNSGLPVPRLTTLLTEAAHACLGVRGVPSGIRVEPLADWQDKEGA, via the coding sequence GTGAAGGACGCGCGAAGACCTCGACGCGACCCGGCACGAAAGGCGCGCATCCTGACCGCGGCCGCGGAACTGATCTCCCGTAACGGCTACCACACCGTCGGCATGGCCGACATCGGTCAGGCCGCCGGCATCGTGGGCTCCGGCATCTACCGGCACTTCGAGAGCAAGTCCGCCATCCTCGTCGAGCTGCTCGAACAAGTCATGGACCAGCTCACCAACGGGGCCTCGGCGATCGTGGACGAGGCCCGCGACGACGGCAGCGCGGTGAGCGGGCTGATTCGGCACCACGTGCGTATCGCCATTCACGACCGCCGGATTCTCCAGGTCTACCACCGGGAAGCCCGCAACCTGCCCGACCACGATCTGCGCCGCCTCCGCCGGGCGCAGCGGCACTACATCGAGGAGTGGGTGGCCGCGGTCGCCCCGCTGCGGCCCGATCTGGCCGACGGGGAGATCAGGGTCCTGGTGCACGCGGCGATCGGCAGCATCCAGTCGATCCTGTTCTACAACTCCGGCCTGCCAGTGCCGCGGCTGACAACGTTGCTGACCGAAGCCGCGCACGCGTGCCTCGGCGTTCGCGGTGTCCCGTCGGGAATACGAGTCGAACCCCTCGCCGACTGGCAGGACAAGGAAGGCGCCTGA
- a CDS encoding enoyl-CoA hydratase/isomerase family protein produces MTGATGLVSLTVREPVAIVRLERSSRLNTPTGEMLADLRAALDEAESRPDCRAIVVTGSGRAFCADADLRQLLALLDNGSGGGVVVRPARPGRSSAGWRPPLCRWSPRSMATVAGSFELVLATDVVVAAEGALLGDEHLRSACCPMVAARSGWAARSQPTSPAVCC; encoded by the coding sequence ATGACCGGCGCCACCGGTCTGGTCAGCCTGACCGTGCGGGAGCCGGTCGCGATCGTGCGGCTGGAGCGTTCGTCGCGGCTCAACACCCCGACCGGGGAAATGCTGGCGGATCTGCGGGCCGCGCTCGACGAGGCGGAGTCGCGGCCGGACTGCCGCGCGATCGTGGTCACCGGCAGCGGCCGGGCGTTCTGCGCGGATGCGGACCTGCGGCAGCTGCTGGCCTTGCTGGACAACGGGTCGGGAGGCGGTGTTGTCGTTCGTCCGGCAAGGCCGGGGAGGTCATCAGCAGGCTGGAGACCTCCCCTCTGCCGGTGGTCGCCGCGGTCAATGGCCACGGTCGCGGGTAGTTTCGAACTGGTGCTGGCGACGGACGTGGTGGTGGCGGCCGAGGGCGCGCTGCTCGGTGACGAGCATTTGCGTTCGGCGTGCTGCCCGATGGTGGCGGCGCGGTCCGGCTGGGCCGCAAGGTCCCAGCCAACGTCGCCAGCCGTCTGCTGCTGA
- a CDS encoding propionyl-CoA synthetase, protein MGAFEDVRSASMTDREEFWLAAAKALDWYRPPERALDEDDPPFYRWFPGGELNVAYNALDRHVAGGRGGQAALIHDSPVTGTRRTYTYAELTDEVARFAGVLRGLGVGKGDRVVVYLPMVPEAVVAMLACARLGAVHSVVFGGFAAHELAVRIDDATPKVVVSASCGIEGGRILEYKPLLDRALGLSAHRPAACVILQRPQVRAAMGPADVDWAEAMAAAVPTLPVPVRSSDPLYVLYTSGTTGKPKGVVRDSGGYATALAWSMTGVYDVGPGQAIFTASDVGWVVGHSYIVYGPLLTGATTVLYEGKPVGTPDAGQFWRVCAEHGVRSLFTAPTAFRALRKEDPHGEYARRYALSGLKYLFLAGERLDPETYHWAADLLGIPVIDHWWQTETGWPIVGNPVGVELLPVKPGSPAKPMPGWDIQVIDADGAPVRPGEDGAIVARLPLPPGALLTLWNDDDRFVRSYLSAFDGCYLTGDAGHIDSDGYVFVMGRTDDVINVAGHRLSTGAMEEVLATHPDVAECAVIGVADPLKGQVPRGFVVLKAGVDGDDEGYRRQLRDELVGLVRDRIGAVASLKQVTVVAALPKTRSGKILRKTMRGIADGLDEPVPATIEDAGVLESLRAVLRGQAR, encoded by the coding sequence GTGGGTGCCTTCGAGGACGTCCGTTCGGCGAGCATGACCGACCGGGAGGAATTCTGGCTGGCCGCGGCGAAGGCCCTGGACTGGTACCGCCCTCCCGAGCGGGCTCTCGACGAGGACGACCCGCCCTTCTACCGGTGGTTCCCCGGCGGGGAGCTCAACGTCGCCTACAACGCGCTGGACCGCCATGTGGCGGGGGGCCGGGGCGGGCAGGCGGCGCTGATCCACGACTCGCCAGTCACCGGGACACGTCGCACCTACACCTACGCCGAGCTCACCGATGAGGTGGCCAGGTTTGCCGGGGTCCTGCGCGGCCTCGGCGTGGGCAAGGGGGACCGGGTGGTGGTGTATCTGCCGATGGTGCCCGAGGCCGTCGTCGCGATGCTCGCGTGCGCGCGGCTGGGCGCGGTGCATTCGGTGGTGTTCGGGGGGTTCGCCGCCCACGAGCTCGCCGTGCGGATCGATGACGCCACGCCGAAGGTGGTCGTCTCCGCGTCGTGCGGGATCGAGGGCGGACGGATTCTGGAGTATAAGCCCCTGCTCGACCGTGCGCTCGGGTTGTCGGCCCATCGTCCGGCCGCGTGCGTGATACTGCAGCGCCCGCAGGTCAGGGCGGCGATGGGGCCGGCCGACGTGGACTGGGCGGAGGCGATGGCGGCGGCGGTGCCGACCCTGCCTGTGCCGGTGCGCAGCAGCGACCCGCTGTATGTGCTCTACACCTCCGGGACGACCGGCAAGCCCAAGGGCGTCGTCCGCGACAGCGGCGGGTACGCGACGGCACTCGCCTGGTCGATGACCGGTGTTTACGACGTGGGGCCCGGGCAGGCCATCTTCACCGCTTCCGACGTGGGCTGGGTGGTCGGCCACTCATACATCGTCTATGGGCCGCTGCTGACGGGTGCCACGACGGTGCTGTACGAGGGAAAGCCGGTGGGTACGCCGGATGCGGGGCAGTTCTGGCGCGTCTGCGCCGAGCACGGGGTGCGGTCGTTGTTCACCGCGCCGACGGCGTTCCGCGCGCTGCGTAAGGAGGACCCGCACGGTGAGTACGCGCGACGGTACGCCCTGTCGGGACTGAAGTACCTGTTCCTCGCGGGCGAGCGGCTCGATCCGGAGACTTACCATTGGGCGGCGGACCTGCTCGGGATACCGGTCATCGACCACTGGTGGCAGACCGAGACCGGCTGGCCGATCGTGGGCAATCCGGTGGGTGTCGAGCTGTTGCCCGTGAAGCCCGGGTCACCAGCCAAACCCATGCCGGGCTGGGATATTCAGGTGATCGACGCCGACGGCGCGCCGGTCCGCCCGGGGGAGGACGGGGCGATCGTGGCGCGGCTTCCGCTGCCGCCCGGCGCCCTGCTGACCCTGTGGAACGACGACGACCGGTTCGTGCGGTCCTACCTGTCGGCCTTCGACGGCTGTTACCTGACCGGTGATGCCGGGCACATTGACTCCGACGGCTACGTGTTCGTCATGGGCCGTACCGACGACGTGATCAACGTGGCCGGGCATCGGCTGTCCACGGGCGCGATGGAGGAGGTGCTGGCCACGCATCCTGACGTCGCCGAGTGCGCCGTCATCGGGGTGGCCGATCCGCTCAAGGGGCAGGTGCCGCGTGGTTTCGTCGTGCTCAAGGCCGGGGTGGACGGCGACGATGAGGGTTATCGGCGGCAGCTGCGCGATGAGCTGGTGGGGCTGGTGCGGGACCGGATCGGCGCGGTGGCCTCGCTCAAACAGGTCACGGTCGTCGCCGCGCTGCCCAAGACGCGCTCGGGCAAGATCCTGCGCAAGACGATGCGCGGGATCGCCGATGGTCTCGACGAGCCGGTGCCCGCCACGATCGAGGATGCCGGAGTGCTTGAGTCGTTGCGGGCCGTGCTGCGCGGACAGGCACGATGA